In one window of Cydia fagiglandana chromosome 1, ilCydFagi1.1, whole genome shotgun sequence DNA:
- the LOC134665123 gene encoding ATPase family gene 2 protein homolog A: protein MPPKASQQVKKSLWVECEHCGRSITSNDKNTHVESKCEKNQVKCPYVEDGKLFTWLERAGSPPEGAPKDAVLVHPSAGSLIGAVIGGPLELSRQGAPKLVKRMWPSKASAPAAVILPAADLSGAWCKDSIKDVTVSVLEGQIPNASYVTVRIKNHKTDTDICDILKHHFYNHFISVGTILVYYYFGKKLQIEVLSVTCTEQNDKFNTNWFVLKDSTMWYMEKENVQKVKKKPVELGGVGDLLEEIKTFIQISFNTEGFASNFQPTRGLLLYGHSGVGKTALCKYLIDTMNCFHVEINGPAIFSKYFGETEGTMRSLFDKAIQNEPGIVFVDEIETICPRRTSSSTEQERRITSAFVALLDSLHEENHRVFILATTRKPDAIDPMLRRFGRLDKEIEIPVPDRVRRKDILRSMLVNIPNKVSTHYIESISDLAHGYVAADIVNLCTQASLKCVKRSGEAIEKADLLAALTIVRPSAMRELLIEVPNVRWTDIGGQDDLKLKLRQAVEWPLKHAESFRRLGIQPPGGVLLYGPPGCSKTMIAKALATESGLNFLSIKGPELFSKWVGESEKAVRDLFTKARQVAPSIIFFDEMDAIGGERGAGEGVHERVLAQLLTELDGVVPLNSVTILAATNRPDRMDRALLRPGRLDRLIYVPLPDFETRLQIIELKIEKMSTMEVNTHSLAVRTEGFSGAELQALCHEAALKALEKDLDCPAVTMEHFETVLKDFKPRTPETLLKVYEEFALGQKSG, encoded by the exons ATGCCTCCTAAAGCTAGTCAACAAGTTAAGAAATCATTATGGGTGGAGTGCGAACACTGTGGGAGAAGTATAACCTCCAACGATAAGAATACTCACGTGGAATCTAAATGCGAGAAAAACCAAGTGAAGTGTCCTTATGTGGAAGATGGGAAGCTCTTCACTTGGCTTGAACGGGCCGGCTCCCCACCAGAGGGTGCGCCTAAGGACGCTGTGCTCGTACATCCGTCTGCTGGGTCTCTCATAGGTGCTGTGATTGGAGGGCCTTTAGAGTTGAGCAGGCAGGGAGCCCCAAAACTAGTGAAGCGTATGTGGCCGTCTAAAGCTTCGGCACCAGCTGCCGTTATTCTGCCCGCTGCTG ATCTTTCTGGAGCTTGGTGCAAGGACAGCATAAAGGATGTTACAGTGTCAGTACTTGAAGGCCAGATCCCCAATGCCAGCTACGTAACAGTTAGGATAAAAAACCACAAGACAGACACTGATATTTGTGACATATTGAAACACCATTTTTACAACCACTTTATCAGTGTTGGTACCATTTTAGTGTACTATTACTTTGGTAAGAAGTTACAAATAGAGGTATTAAGTGTAACATGTACTGAACAAAATGATAAGTTTAATACAAATTGGTTTGTTCTCAAAGATAGTACCATGTGGTACATGGAAAAGGAAAATGTACAGAAAGTTAAGAAAAAACCAGTAGAATTAGGAGGTGTTGGTGATCTACTGgaagaaataaaaacatttatacaGATATCCTTCAACACTGAGGGGTTTGCTTCTAATTTTCAGCCAACCAGAGGTCTACTGCTCTATGGACACTCTGGTGTAGGTAAGACAGCCTTAtgtaaatatctaatagatacaaTGAATTGTTTTCATGTAGAAATTAATGGGCCAGCCATATTCAGCAAATACTTTGGTGAAACTGAAGGTACTATGAGGTCTTTGTTTGACAAagcaatacaaaatgaaccaggTATTGTTTTTGTTGATGAAATTGAGACTATTTGCCCAAGGCGGACTTCAAGTAGCACGGAACAGGAGAGAAGAATTACTTCTGCTTTTGTAGCACTCTTAGACAGCTTGCATGAAGAAAATCACAGAGTTTTCATATTAGCTACAACTAGAAAACCCGACGCAATTGACCCTATGCTAAGAAGGTTTGGTAGACTGGATAAAGAAATAGAAATACCAGTTCCAGATAGAGTAAGAAGAAAGGATATTTTAAGGAGTATGCTTGTAAATATACCTAACAAGGTATCTACACATTACATTGAGTCCATTTCAGATTTGGCCCATGGGTATGTGGCAGCTGACATAGTAAACCTCTGTACACAAGCATCCCTAAAGTGTGTAAAAAGGTCTGGTGAAGCTATTGAGAAAGCGGATTTATTAGCTGCACTCACTATAGTAAGACCTAGTGCCATGAGAGAATTATTGATTGAAGTGCCAAATGTAAGGTGGACTGATATAGGAGGTCAAGATGACTTGAAACTTAAGTTACGACAAGCTGTTGAGTGGCCTCTCAAGCATGCTGAAAGCTTCCGTCGCCTGGGGATTCAGCCGCCAGGTGGCGTTCTCCTTTACGGACCTCCTGGTTGTTCTAAAACAATGATAGCAAAAGCACTAGCAACCGAAAGTGGACTTAATTTCCTGTCTATAAAAGGTCCAGAGTTATTTTCTAAGTGGGTGGGAGAATCGGAAAAAGCCGTACGGGATTTGTTTACAAAAGCGCGGCAAGTCGCTCCATCGATTATATTTTTTGATGAAATGGACGCCATAGGGGGCGAAAGAGGAGCAGGCGAGGGTGTGCATGAGAGAGTACTAGCTCAGTTGCTGACAGAATTGGACGGGGTGGTGCCTTTGAATTCCGTGACAATATTAGCCGCTACAAATCGTCCTGACAGGATGGACAGAGCCTTACTTCGACCAGGGCGATTAGACAGATTAATCTACGTTCCTTTACCAGATTTTGAAACTAGATTACAAATTATAGAGTTAAAGATTGAGAAAATGAGTACTATGGAAGTAAACACTCATAGCTTAGCTGTCAGAACTGAAGGTTTTTCCGGGGCCGAACTCCAGGCTTTGTGTCACGAGGCGGCCTTGAAAGCTCTGGAGAAAGACTTGGATTGTCCTGCAGTCACTATGGAGCATTTCGAGACCGTTTTGAAGGACTTCAAGCCTAGAACGCCAGAAACATTATTGAAGGTTTATGAAGAGTTTGCCTTGGGGCAAAAGTCTGGATAA
- the LOC134665131 gene encoding DDB1- and CUL4-associated factor 7, protein MSMPHSSSSTTSSSTKRKEIYKYQAPWPLYSMNWSVRPDKRFRLALGSFVEEYNNKVQIISLDEETSEFGPKSTFDHPYPTTKIMWIPDSKGQYPDLLATSGDYLRIWRAGEPYTLFECVLNNNKNSDFCAPLTSFDWNEVDPNLIGTSSIDTTCTIWGLETGQVLGRVNEVSGHVKTQLIAHDKEVYDIAFSRAGGGRDMFASVGADGSVRMFDLRHLEHSTIIYEDPQHTPLLRLAWNKQDPNYLATVAMDACEVIILDVRVPCTPVARLNNHRACVNGIAWAPHSSCHICTAGDDHQALIWDIQQMPRAIEDPILAYTAAEGEVNQIQWGATQPDWIAICYNRHAEILRV, encoded by the exons ATGTCGATGCCACACAGCAGTTCCAGTACGACAAGTTCTAGTACAAAACGCAAGGAAATTTACAA ATATCAAGCACCATGGCCACTTTACTCCATGAACTGGTCAGTACGGCCAGACAAAAGATTCCGCTTAGCCTTAGGCAGCTTTGTGGAAGAATATAATAATAAG GTGCAAATCATATCACTAGATGAGGAGACAAGTGAGTTTGGTCCGAAATCAACGTTTGACCATCCATACCCCACCACCAAGATCATGTGGATCCCAGACAGCAAGGGACAATATCCAGACCTTCTGGCTACCAGTG GCGACTATCTCAGAATATGGCGCGCAGGAGAACCCTACACCCTCTTCGAGTGTGTCTTGAATAACAACAAGAACTCAGATTTCTGCGCCCCACTCACCTCTTTTGATTGGAATGAGGTTGATCCCAACCTCATTGGGACAAGCAGCATTGACACCACATGCACTATATGGGGACTGGAGACGGGACAAGTGCTGGGGAGAGTTAATGAGGTGTCAGGGCATGTGAAGACACAGTTGATAGCTCATGACAAG GAAGTGTACGACATCGCGTTCAGCCGCGCGGGCGGCGGGCGCGACATGTTCGCGTCGGTGGGCGCGGACGGGTCCGTGCGCATGTTCGACCTGCGCCACCTAGAGCACTCCACCATCATATACGAG GACCCGCAGCACACGCCGCTGCTGCGGCTGGCGTGGAACAAGCAGGACCCGAACTACCTGGCCACGGTGGCCATGGACGCGTGCGAGGTCATCATCCTGGATGTGCGCGTGCCCTGCACGCCCGTTGCGCGCCTCAACAACCACCGCGCCTGCGTCAACGGCATCGCGTGGGCGCCGCACAG CTCATGCCACATCTGCACGGCGGGTGACGACCACCAGGCGCTGATCTGGGACATCCAGCAGATGCCGCGCGCCATCGAGGACCCGATCCTCGCCTACACGGCGGCCGAGGGCGAGGTCAACCAGATCCAGTGGGGCGCCACGCAGCCCGACTGGATCGCCATCTGCTACAACCGCCACGCTGAGATACTGCGCGTCTAG